A genomic region of Gemmata massiliana contains the following coding sequences:
- a CDS encoding DUF1501 domain-containing protein, giving the protein MVTPKPQSCGGLSRREMLRVGALAPLGFGLTDVLRARADAGAKKRARSVILLFMWGGPSHLDTWDPKPAAPLEVRGAFDSIATTVPGLRIGEHFPRLAARAHQYAVVRSMTHTDPAHLSPVHHLMTGRIAPKPNSDADGASRGDAPCLGAVVQKLAPATGAMPSAVTLPWAVSHPSAPGGTAPGQNGGWLGAGTDPFLVTGNPNQESFTVGGLSAPGDVPAPRLRSRAELSRLLDRTGEPGAGFTGLQGKALDLLLAPAVSTAFDLSREPARVRDKYGRHPHGQSCLLARRLVEAGTRLVTVNWPDDGHAFWDTHGDNFPSLKTRLMPPADAAFAALLDDLTARGLLDETLVVWVGEFGRTPRVENGGRQHWPQCYSAVLAGGGVRGGAVYGSSDRIGAQPASNPVSPADLTATVYHAMGIDPATEIPDPAGRPWKVADGTPVQQLFG; this is encoded by the coding sequence ATGGTCACACCAAAACCCCAATCCTGTGGCGGGTTGTCGCGCCGCGAAATGCTCCGGGTCGGCGCCCTCGCGCCGCTCGGATTCGGGCTGACCGACGTGCTCCGGGCACGCGCCGACGCGGGCGCGAAGAAACGAGCCCGGTCCGTCATCCTGTTGTTCATGTGGGGCGGGCCGAGCCACCTTGACACGTGGGATCCCAAGCCCGCCGCGCCACTTGAAGTACGCGGGGCGTTCGACTCGATCGCGACCACCGTGCCGGGGCTCCGGATCGGGGAGCACTTCCCCCGATTGGCAGCTCGCGCGCACCAGTACGCGGTGGTCCGGTCGATGACGCACACGGACCCCGCGCACCTGTCACCCGTTCACCACCTGATGACCGGCCGGATCGCGCCCAAGCCCAACTCCGACGCCGACGGCGCGAGCCGGGGCGATGCTCCGTGCCTCGGGGCCGTCGTGCAGAAACTGGCACCCGCGACCGGGGCGATGCCTTCGGCCGTTACGCTCCCCTGGGCGGTGTCCCATCCGTCCGCACCCGGGGGCACCGCGCCGGGCCAAAACGGGGGGTGGCTGGGCGCCGGGACGGACCCGTTCCTCGTCACCGGGAACCCGAACCAGGAGTCGTTCACCGTAGGCGGATTGTCGGCGCCCGGCGATGTCCCCGCCCCCCGCCTTCGGAGCCGGGCCGAACTGTCCCGGCTCCTGGACCGGACCGGCGAACCGGGAGCGGGCTTCACGGGGTTGCAGGGCAAGGCCCTCGACTTGCTCCTCGCGCCGGCCGTCTCGACGGCATTCGATCTGTCGCGCGAACCCGCGCGGGTCCGGGACAAGTACGGGCGGCACCCCCACGGGCAGAGTTGCCTGCTCGCCCGCCGGCTGGTCGAGGCCGGTACCCGATTGGTCACGGTCAACTGGCCCGACGACGGGCACGCGTTCTGGGACACCCACGGGGACAACTTCCCGTCACTCAAGACCCGCCTCATGCCGCCGGCCGACGCCGCTTTCGCCGCCCTGCTGGACGATCTGACCGCGCGGGGGCTCCTGGACGAAACACTCGTGGTTTGGGTGGGGGAGTTCGGACGTACCCCGCGGGTGGAGAACGGGGGCAGACAACACTGGCCCCAGTGCTACTCGGCGGTGCTCGCGGGCGGCGGCGTTCGGGGCGGCGCGGTCTACGGATCGAGCGATCGGATCGGGGCTCAGCCTGCGTCCAATCCGGTGTCGCCCGCCGACCTCACCGCAACCGTCTACCACGCAATGGGGATCGACCCAGCGACCGAGATCCCGGACCCCGCGGGCCGCCCCTGGAAGGTCGCCGATGGAACCCCCGTCCAACAACTGTTCGGTTAA
- a CDS encoding PVC-type heme-binding CxxCH protein gives MHPSRIAALFALFALVSVGSAIDPATGSKAVTEPALPDGTDTARKQIATFKVPAGLKVELFAAEPMLASPVAIGLDEKNRVFVAEEYRFNRGTEENRTRSFLLDDDLQIRTPEDRLAMYRKHANKFDGGMDWFTKHSDQIRLLEDTKGTGKADKSTVFAGGFNAPLDGLAAGVMATNGDVYFTCIPNLWKLKDTKGAGRADVREALLTGFGVNCAFLGHDLHGLAWGPDGKLYFSVGDRGFHVTSKEGATHSGPRTGAVFRCNPDGTEFEVVHRGLRNPQELAFDQYGNLFADDNNCDKGDHARLVYVVEDGNSGWNMPYQTIPGPYTGGPWFAERLWHLPHAGQPAYIVPPVGKIGTGPSGFLFTSGTSLPERYKNSFVMCNYTGGPEAGLEAFRVKAKGAGFEIEDYHDFFKPIKATDAEFSYDGKLYVADFVNLDWGGKSLGGRIYTVFDPAKIDAPVVKDTKKLFAEGFDKRSADELTKLLGHADQRVRQRAQFALVERAGRAPAIYTVLANVAAKNESQFARIHALWALGQLARKNPATVGSISARLTDADDEVRAQAAKLVGDVGSVSAAATLVERLTDANPRVRFFAAQSLGKLKHKPAVGPLFDVLKANKDEDAFIRHACVAALTRIADADSVVARSGDPSAAVRMAVVLVQRKLADQRVAKLLADADPLVRTEAARAIHDLPMDDLLPPLAAQLAKLVASPIADSDALARRAINANYRLGGTEHARAVLAAVTCPTLSTAVRAEALAALKDWSNPPPRDRVTGFWRTEKARDAAIVRGVVENGLEALLAGTTGRLQTDAVGLIVAVGARADEARFASLAGDPKADPNLRVAAVRFFAGHKSKQADAVLTAALKSNAPLVRAEARELVAKSDPTRGVPLLDEVLADEGASTRERQQALVAIAALKTPAAERVLDAWTYRLAAGEVPADLQVDVLDALKSAPSPLRDRLRLKFESALPQDPVGKFKVSLTGGDADAGRDVFFNHTAAQCVRCHTINGSGGTAGPDLTKVVARNPVKTREHLLESLVLPSAKIAPGFGTVTLALADGRTVGGTLLSEEKGTLVVQRPDGKKVTVQADEIERRSTALSPMPAVDRTLTTREMRDLIEFLMTLK, from the coding sequence ATGCACCCCTCCCGCATCGCCGCGCTGTTCGCGTTATTCGCGCTCGTTTCTGTGGGCTCTGCCATCGATCCCGCCACGGGTTCAAAAGCGGTCACGGAACCGGCCCTACCCGACGGCACCGATACCGCCCGCAAGCAGATCGCGACGTTCAAAGTCCCGGCCGGGTTGAAAGTCGAGTTGTTCGCCGCGGAACCGATGCTCGCGAGCCCGGTCGCTATCGGCCTCGACGAGAAGAACCGCGTGTTCGTTGCCGAGGAGTACCGTTTCAACCGGGGCACCGAAGAGAACCGCACCCGCAGCTTCCTCCTCGACGACGATTTGCAGATCCGCACCCCCGAAGACCGCCTCGCGATGTACCGCAAGCACGCCAACAAGTTCGACGGCGGCATGGACTGGTTCACCAAGCACAGCGACCAGATCCGGCTCCTCGAAGACACCAAGGGCACGGGAAAAGCCGACAAGAGCACGGTCTTCGCGGGCGGCTTCAACGCCCCCCTCGACGGCCTCGCGGCCGGGGTCATGGCCACCAACGGCGACGTCTACTTCACCTGCATTCCGAACCTGTGGAAGCTCAAGGACACTAAGGGCGCGGGCAGGGCCGACGTGCGCGAGGCGCTGCTCACCGGGTTCGGTGTGAACTGCGCGTTCCTCGGTCACGACCTGCACGGCCTCGCCTGGGGGCCGGACGGGAAGCTCTATTTCAGCGTCGGCGACCGCGGTTTCCACGTCACCAGTAAGGAGGGTGCCACGCACAGCGGGCCGCGCACGGGCGCGGTGTTCCGCTGTAACCCGGACGGCACCGAGTTCGAAGTCGTTCACCGCGGCTTGCGGAACCCGCAGGAGCTCGCGTTCGACCAGTACGGTAACCTCTTTGCGGACGACAACAACTGCGACAAGGGCGACCACGCCCGCCTCGTGTACGTGGTCGAGGACGGCAACAGCGGGTGGAACATGCCGTACCAAACGATCCCGGGGCCGTACACCGGCGGGCCGTGGTTCGCGGAACGGCTCTGGCACCTGCCGCACGCCGGGCAGCCCGCGTACATCGTGCCCCCGGTCGGCAAGATCGGCACCGGGCCGAGCGGGTTCCTGTTCACGAGCGGAACGAGTTTACCGGAGCGCTACAAGAACAGCTTCGTGATGTGCAACTACACCGGCGGCCCCGAGGCCGGGTTGGAGGCGTTCCGCGTGAAGGCGAAGGGGGCCGGCTTCGAGATCGAGGATTACCACGACTTCTTCAAACCGATCAAGGCGACCGACGCCGAGTTCAGCTACGACGGCAAGCTGTACGTCGCGGACTTCGTGAACCTCGATTGGGGCGGCAAGAGCCTCGGCGGTCGCATCTACACGGTGTTCGACCCCGCGAAGATCGACGCGCCCGTCGTGAAGGACACGAAGAAGTTGTTTGCCGAGGGCTTCGACAAGCGGAGCGCCGACGAACTCACGAAGTTGCTGGGGCACGCCGACCAGCGCGTGCGCCAGCGGGCACAGTTCGCGCTCGTGGAACGAGCCGGGCGCGCGCCCGCAATCTATACGGTGCTGGCAAACGTCGCCGCGAAGAACGAGAGCCAGTTCGCGCGGATTCACGCGCTGTGGGCACTCGGGCAGCTCGCGCGCAAGAATCCGGCTACTGTCGGTTCGATCTCGGCCCGGCTCACTGACGCCGACGACGAGGTTCGCGCTCAGGCCGCGAAGTTGGTCGGTGACGTCGGAAGCGTCTCGGCCGCGGCCACACTCGTCGAGCGCCTCACCGATGCGAACCCGCGGGTGCGGTTCTTCGCGGCACAGTCGCTCGGCAAGTTGAAACACAAGCCGGCCGTCGGCCCCCTGTTCGATGTGCTGAAAGCAAACAAGGACGAAGACGCCTTCATCCGCCACGCCTGTGTCGCGGCCCTGACCCGCATCGCGGACGCCGATTCCGTTGTGGCCCGGTCCGGCGATCCGAGTGCGGCCGTGCGAATGGCCGTCGTGCTGGTTCAGCGCAAGCTCGCCGACCAGCGGGTCGCGAAGCTCCTGGCCGACGCGGACCCGCTGGTGCGCACCGAAGCCGCGCGCGCGATTCACGACCTCCCGATGGACGACCTGCTGCCCCCGCTGGCGGCCCAGCTCGCGAAACTGGTGGCTTCGCCGATCGCGGACAGCGACGCGCTCGCTCGTCGCGCGATCAACGCGAACTATCGCCTCGGTGGAACCGAACACGCGCGGGCCGTTCTCGCGGCCGTGACCTGCCCGACGCTCTCGACCGCGGTTCGGGCCGAAGCTCTCGCGGCCCTGAAAGACTGGTCGAACCCGCCCCCGCGCGACCGCGTCACCGGCTTCTGGCGGACCGAGAAGGCGCGCGACGCGGCGATCGTTCGCGGCGTGGTCGAGAACGGACTCGAAGCGCTACTCGCCGGCACGACCGGTCGGCTCCAAACGGACGCGGTCGGGTTGATCGTTGCGGTCGGGGCGCGGGCCGATGAAGCCCGGTTCGCTTCACTCGCGGGCGACCCCAAGGCCGACCCGAATTTGCGCGTCGCGGCGGTGCGATTCTTCGCCGGGCACAAGTCGAAGCAGGCGGACGCGGTACTCACGGCCGCGCTGAAAAGCAACGCGCCGCTGGTGCGGGCAGAGGCGCGCGAACTCGTCGCGAAATCCGATCCGACCCGCGGGGTGCCGCTGCTCGACGAAGTGCTCGCCGATGAAGGCGCCTCAACGCGCGAACGGCAACAGGCGCTCGTCGCGATCGCCGCACTGAAGACCCCGGCCGCGGAACGAGTCCTCGATGCCTGGACGTATCGTCTTGCGGCCGGCGAGGTGCCGGCCGATCTGCAAGTCGACGTACTTGACGCGCTGAAGTCGGCCCCCTCGCCGCTACGGGACCGGTTGCGGTTGAAGTTCGAGTCCGCGTTGCCACAAGATCCCGTTGGCAAGTTCAAGGTGAGCCTGACGGGGGGCGACGCCGACGCGGGGCGCGACGTGTTCTTCAACCATACAGCGGCCCAGTGCGTGCGGTGCCACACGATCAACGGGTCCGGTGGCACGGCCGGTCCGGACCTGACGAAAGTGGTGGCACGCAACCCGGTCAAGACGCGCGAGCACTTGCTGGAGTCGCTGGTGCTCCCGAGCGCGAAAATCGCACCCGGGTTCGGCACGGTCACGCTCGCGCTGGCGGACGGGCGCACGGTCGGTGGTACGCTGTTGTCGGAAGAGAAGGGCACGCTCGTCGTGCAGAGGCCGGACGGCAAGAAAGTGACCGTGCAAGCCGACGAGATCGAGCGGCGTTCTACGGCACTCTCACCAATGCCAGCGGTCGATCGCACGCTGACGACCCGCGAGATGCGTGACCTGATCGAGTTCCTGATGACGCTGAAGTAG